tgtgtgtgtgtgagagtgcgtgtgtgtgtgtgagagagtgcgtgtgtgtgtgtgtgtgagtgagagagtgcgtgtgtgtgtgagagagtgcgtgtgtgtgtgtgtgagagtgcgtgtgtgtgtgtgtgtgtgtgtgagagtgagagagtgcgtgtgtgtgtgagagactgcgtgtgtgacagtgtgtgtgtgtgtgtgagagagtgtgtgtgtgacagtgtgtgtgtgtgtgagagagtgtgtgtgtgacagtgtgtgtgtgtgtgagagtgcgtgtgtgacagtgtgtgtgtgtgtgtgagagagagtgcgtgtgtgacagtgtgtgtgtgtgtgtgtgagagagtgcgtgtgtgacagtgtgtgtgtgtgtgtgtgagagagtgcgtgtgtgacagtgtgtgtgtgtgtgagagagagtgcgtgtgtgacagtgtgtgtgtgtgtgtgtgagagagtgcgtgtgtgacagtgtgtgtgtgtgtgtgtgagagagtgcgtgtgtgacagtgtgtgtgtgtgagagagagtgcgtgtgtgacagtgtgtgtgtgtgtgtgagagagtgcgtgtgtgacagtgtgtgtgtgtgtgtgagagagagtgcgtgtgtgacagtgtgtgtgtgtgtgtgtgagagagtgcgtgtgtgacagtgtgtgtgtgtgtgtgtgagagagagtgtgtgtgtgtgacagtgtgtgtgtgtgtgtgagagtgcgtgtgtgacagtgtgtgtgtgtgtgtgtgtgtgtgtgagagagagtgcgtgtgtgacagtgtgtgtgtgtgtgtgagagagtgcgtgtgtgacagtgtgtgtgtgtgtgtgagagagagtgcgtgtgtgacagtgtgtgtgtgtgtgtgtgagagagagtgcgtgtgtgacagtgtgtgtgtgtgtgtgtgtgtgagagagagtgcgtgtgtgacagtgtgtgtgtgtgtgtgtgtgtgtgtgtgtgtgagagagtgcgtgtgtgacagtgtgtgtgtgtgtgagagagagtgcgtgtgtgacagtgtgtgtgtgtgtgtgagagtgcgtgtgtgtgtgtgtgtgtgagagagtgcgtgtgtgacagtgtgtgtgtgtgtgagagagagtgcgtgtgtgacagtgtgtgtgtgtgtgtgtgtgtgagagtgcgtgtgtgtgtgtgtgtgagagagtgcgtGCGtgacagtgtgtgcgtgtgtgtgagtgcttgcgtgtgtgtgtgtgtgtgtgtgtgtgagagagagtgcgtgcgtgacagtgtgtgtgtgtgagtgagtgagagtgtgtgtgcgcgcgcgtgtgagtgcttgcgtgtgtgcgtgtacctGTATGAAGCTGAACTCCCTCCAGTTGGTGGCGCTGCTCACTGAGGGCAGTGATGTGACGGCGAGCAGCGACAGCAGACCCAGAGCCATGATCCCTGCAGACAGATACAGCTCCATCCTCCACACGTCCTCGTCCACCCACGCGTCCTTCACGCCGTCCTCCACCTGCACGACAGACACCCGAGTCATGGCTGCGTCACAGCGCCACCCTGTggccactctcctcctcctcctcctcctctcacctgtcTGACGGCGGTGGCGAGCAGCGCGTAGCGCGCCGACTTCCTCAGGGGGAGACACAGGCTGTAGACGGCGTGaagagctgcacacaggaagctgCACAGTCCAAACTGCTTCCTCCTGGTTAACCAGCGGTCCAGCCAGCTCGGGAAGCGTCTGTACTTCGTGCCGCGCCGCAGCTGGAGGACGGCGGCGCACAGACCGGGCAGGTAGACCAGCGCCAGCATCACCAAGGCAACGGACGGAAGCGTGGTGTTGAGCGTCTCTATGGGCATCCTGTAGAAAACACTCTTCCCCTCTTTGACGAAGGGGTGAAGGACGTCGTGCAGGAAGTTGTAGAGGTAGAAGAAGACGAACAGGGACAGCGTGCAGAGGACGGGGACGTGCCAGGACGGAAACAGGTGGAAGGGAAGGTTTTCCACGTCCAGAGCGGAGGACAGGAGGCCCATGTCCACGGGGACGAACCCGATCCTGCGACAAAGCTGCATGACACAGTTCTTGGCCCGGTGATCGTCACTGCAGAGGAACACCTGAACAACAAAGACCACAGACgtctgactcctccccctccaccatGGCTGAGGAtttgtgaccacacacacacacatacatctccAAAGATTCTGATAACCGTAATCTGACTGATCAACAAACCTTAAAgtaaaacagaataataaacaAACCATGGATTAAAGGCTCTTAGTCTCAGTATTAGCTAGATTATAATCCGTCCTACCTGCCTGCTTCCGTCGCGAGGTCCCACCTGGAGCGTCCACGCCGATATGGTGTTAAAGCCTTTGACCACGGAGCTCTCGGGGAACATGTCGGCCAGCACGCTGGCGTTTGAAGGTCCGTCTCGGTTCATACGCAGACCGTTGCTCACGTCCACCAGCGTCTTCCTCGCCAGCACCGGCCTCAGAGGAAGCAGCGTGGAGTGATGTTCAGGGAACACGGCGACGAAGATCAGGTCAGCGTGAGTGACTGCCTCCACCTGAGAGGTCACCTGGTGAGACACGAGCGACGACACAGACGTCAACGCTGACAAGAGAGCTTTAACAACatgttcaccacacacacacacacacacacacacacatgaagcctGTCAAACATCCTTAATCCATGTCAAGAAACCTCCAATTTAATGCATGGGCTGTTCCCACAAAACTGCCACGGTGTCACATTTAAACTGggattatctgtgtgtgtaataaCAGTTATTATGCCAGCTGCTTGACATCAGAAACACAAGAGCAGCAGTTCTGGTGAGAATGTAAATGTTCAGTGTCACCTCGGTGTCTTCAGGGAACACACACGAGCAGCGCTTAGGGTTCCGGCTCCCCACCACCACGTGGTAGCCCGACGCCACCAGCCGCCGGGCCAGAGAGCGGGCAAAGTCGCCCGTACCCAGGATGCAGATGAGCGGATCTCCAGGGTCACATGAGGTGGCTTCCAGACCCCAGgagccccctcctcctcctcctcctcctcctcctcctcctcctgctcctcctcctcctcctcctcgcaccAAAGGCCTGGACATGTCTTCAGGCATCATGCACGGACACAGCTGCAGAAACAACACAGTTCTGTTTATTTACATCCCTGACATTAATGTTCTCTGCAGTGTGAACACATTAGTGAATAAAAAGCTTGTTCCACtgtttcctcactcactcactcactcactcactcactcactcactcactcactctctctttctctctctcacacactctctctcactcactcactcacactctctctcactcactcacacactctctctctctctctctcactcacactctctctctctcactcactcactcaaactctctctcactcactcacactctctctcactcactcacacactctctcactcacactctctctctctctctctcactcactcacactctctctctctcactcacactctctctctctctctctcactcactcacacactctctctctctctcactcactcactcactcaaactctctctcactcactcacactctctctctctctctctcactcacacactctctctctctctcactcacacactctctctctctctcactcactcactcaaactctctctcactcactcactctctcactcactcacactctctctcactcacacactctctctctctctcactcacacactctctctctctctctctcactcactcactcaaactctctctcactcactctctcactcacacactctctctctctctcactcacacactctctctctctctcactcactcactcaaactctctctcactcactctctcactcactcactcacactctctctcactcacactcactctctcactcactcactcactcactcaccactgGTTGCTAGCCGTCGATCGATGACACGTGATGAACTAACATTGAACCTAAAATGAAGAACAACATGAGACATAGATTAAATACATTTAGGTTTAAGTTAACTTACACCTCCTCGCGCAGCCACTCAGAGCCCACGGTGGAGCCCACGGTGGAGCCCACGGTGGAGCCCACGGTGGAGCCCACGGTGGAGCCCACGGTGGAGCCCACGGTGGAGCCCACGGTGGAGCCCACGGTGGAGCCCACGGTGGAGCCCACGGTGGAGCGTTGTTACTAACACGTAAACGCAGCTGTGGTGTAAACACAGGGCCGCTGGTCACTGGACTCTGAGCCGTATTTCACGTCACACGAGCACAAGTAAAACACAGTTTGAATGAAAGTTCTATGTTAAACTCACGCTGAGCAGCGAGAGCGCAAACGTTAaatggtcagaatcgcaaacgGAGCCTCGCTTCAGGGTTCAGTCGCGACAGGACGGAACACCTTGCTCGGAAACTTTACGTCGCAATAAAGTTTCTCCTTGAAAAACGGGACGACGCCATTAAGCTGAGGCTCACACGGTGATAAAAGAACCCTCCGCGCGTCACGAGTGTCACTAGTGTCACGAGTGTCACTATAGTCACGAGTGTCACTGTTTCCCGCTCCCCGCGGCTGCATTTAACGCGCTTTAGCCACGTTTATAACTTTATTTCACTCACCGAGCTGCTTTGCCGCTCTCGCTCAACTGCTGCGGGTCTTCCTGATAACATGACGCAACTGCCAAAGCCCCGCCCTGACCACGCCCCCACGTGTGTGAaggagataaagcagcagaaagagCTCGTGAGTGAAATAAACCACTTCAAGGCCAACTTTatgagaaaagaaggaaatataAAAGATACAGTAAAGAcagatgataaaataataaaatataaatcagTGCAAAGTCTGATTTCACTGAAAAACCCAGTGTTTTTATGATTGCTGTGAATTTGCTGCCAAACAGAGAAGTATTTGACCAACTTTACAtggataagtgtgtgtgtgtgtattgcacGGACTATGACTGTGACTAAGACTCAcccaaataaaatctacacgttcacgtctttatctcactgtgacactgacgtttgtaaaccactcactctcccacaccaaagcccacagacaAAACCAGTGagtttagctgctggtcctctgctgcctcgtgtggtcactttgtgtcactaagttaagtctaaatgaaataagaCTTAgtaacttagtgatggaggcagcagtgtgtgtgtgtgtgtgtgtgtgtgtgtgtgacagacagctgcagcgtctcacacacacacacacacacacacacgtcttcctctgtgctgtgtctgtgacagtGACGTCCTGTCACAtggtcacatcatcatcatcatcatcatcatcatcatcatcaccacgtGTGACCTTGTCTCAGACTGAACTGGTTTCATGTGGGCTGAgcgttgatgttgatgttgatgttggaTCAGAAACTCTTAgttactgtaaacaaacacagtgaatctCATAAAACACAcggctcaggtgtgtgtgtgtgtgtgtgtgttctgggaGATGTatggtttccatggttacaCGGTTAGCTTGGGGAGGTTCAACCTTTAGCAGCAGACTCACTGAAGTCATGTGAACAGAGTTTGACCTGCAGTCACATGACCTTTTTTCCACCCTACAGTACCAACATGATAACAGTGggataattatatatatatatatatatatgtacatatatatatatatgtacatatatatatgtatatatatatatatatatatatgtatgtataacttttctgcagaaaaacactgttattttacagttttggtCTAATTTATTTCCTGATATCGCTCACAGGAAGCAGCCGTGTCACCACAGGGCTTCAGATAATCCGTGTGTCCAGACCTGAGATGATTCCTCCTAAatcctctgtgacacacacacacacacacacacacagaggacaagaATCAAtagctgctttttatttatttatttctctcttttttattcaGTGACCGTTTAAACGTAAACAAAcgttgatgacatcatcaatgaAGTCATCACGTGTGACTGAACGACGCTGACAATCTGGATTAAGAGGCATCATCTGGATTAAGAAGCTCATTAAAAACAGGACTGGAGTCACATGTGGACAAATTCAAACACCTCGGAtccatttcctgtctctgttattgtgtgtgtgtgtgtgtgtgtgtgtgtgtgagcagctgtgATCCTGCCCTCAGACATTTTCCCTGTGACATTGAAAAGACCCCAAACATGCTCTCATTATTATTCCCCTGCTGTTTTCACAGCTTTACAACACTGACATGTAACATACACAACACTAGGATCAGATAATAtaatcaaatataatataatatgatatgacatgacataatattcatgtttattGTGCTGAATGAAGAACATTCATGGTGATTTACTCTCAAGTGTCACCAGAGGGCGCTGCATCTTTgccttcttttcctctttgtgacgttttttgtcatttttggaaacaaaagtcTCGATAACGCGACAACATTTTGCAAAATGTTTTTTCgtttgtgacatttgtgaaaatataaatcatttttttaacccTCACAAAATatcatttgtcatgtttttgtcacattttctttgaaaacatcacattttttgaaacttttttgttAACGTCAGTGATTTGAAGAtcatattttttgtaaaattacaaTATTTTACAATTTCTATGgtaatattgcacattttttgtAAGATTAGCAACACAGTATTTAGATTATAACATTTTGTTACACGTTTTGGCAACGGAAGGGATTTTTTAACCCTTACCAGTTTTTGTGAATTACAAAATTTTGTGAAACTTTTTTATAACATCACCTTTTTTATGTAagtgaaatgtgtttataacaatgcaatgtttttattttcatataaaatatcatttgacatgttttgtgtcagttttgtcacacacatttttttgttttttgtagattttaaaactttttaatGACATAAGTCAAACATTACAAAGATTTTTTTACTTTCGTTTTTTTACGTAAGTGAATATTTAGTGTCAAATAGTTTTGTAACATATTAAAATATCCTGACACTTCTGACACAAACGCTAAGTCACAGAAGGTTTTTTGtctattaaaaataaagatattaaagCATCATTTCCGTCTCTAAAGTGATGAAATGTGATGATTGAGAACATTTATTCAGAGTGAAGCCgtaaagacacatttatacGACGTCTCGCGcacacataaataataatatacgTTTTTATGGCTGTGAAACGACTGAAATGACTGAGTGAATAAATCGTGTGTTTAATGGCTTCTCTGCCCCGCTGAGGTTTAAATGTAAACTTCtgtttaaatatgaatttattttgaaatgatttgaatATTTCAACCCTGCGCTGAATAAACATGtgacacacgcgcgcacacgcgCGCAGGTTTTACGCACTGGCCTCACTTCTGCGTTCAAGTCAGCCAAGTCAAGTGTCAAGtcagtcacaaacaaacaaagcacttcctgtttacatttacaaaataaaagccccctAAAGCTGCAAATCTGCTGTCACAGGTGAAAAAGAACCtctttataactttatttaatttacgtttatattaaaaaaataagctgTTCTAAAATACTCATTCATTCTAAGACATTAGATTTGTTTGAATTGATCCacgttttaatgaatgaaagataaatgttatcaaaaaaaaagttataaagcagaataaagtttaaaaaaatgtttttgtgacttTAGAAAAGTTGTAAGGTTACAAAGTTCTATTTATGTTATtctatagttattattattgttattattaataataataataataataagaagaagtgATAAGTGTTCTTTACATTCACAAACAAAGGTTTTTGACacagtataaaatatattaatcaTATAATTTAAGATATAAAATAGTTAAATTAAGTATTTAAACGATAAAAAGATCATCAcgttgtaaatgtgttgaaacgtcataaaataaaacttgtgagctgtgcttttattttgaaggccgcCTCTCTTCTTTACGGTCTCGTGCTCGCTAACTTGAGGAGCAGGACGCAGCCGGACGCGGTTGTGGTCCAGACGCGCTCAGACCCACAACAGGAGTCCGGAGCAGAGTCTCCACAGCTGGATGAAGACAtgaaatcttaatcttaatcctgATCCTAAACCTAATCTTAGATTTTGGGTTTTGGTTCTTCTTGCTCCTCTGTCATCATTCCCGTCCATAGCGGCTCCACGCggctcctctcctcctgtgcCGGACTCGCAGGGACCCGGTGCTCGTTGTTGTGTGCGGTGTTTGCGCTCGCGATggtggttctggttctggtcctCGTggtcccgctgctgctgctcggctcGTCTCAGTCCTCCGCGCGCCACTTTGAGATGATGGGAACCTGTCGCATGGTGTGTGACCCGTACACCCCGAAACCCGGAGCGTCCAGCGCCATGGAGGTGATC
This genomic interval from Solea solea chromosome 2, fSolSol10.1, whole genome shotgun sequence contains the following:
- the LOC131447255 gene encoding metalloreductase STEAP3-like, with product MMPEDMSRPLVRGGGGGGAGGGGGGGGGGGGGSWGLEATSCDPGDPLICILGTGDFARSLARRLVASGYHVVVGSRNPKRCSCVFPEDTEVTSQVEAVTHADLIFVAVFPEHHSTLLPLRPVLARKTLVDVSNGLRMNRDGPSNASVLADMFPESSVVKGFNTISAWTLQVGPRDGSRQVFLCSDDHRAKNCVMQLCRRIGFVPVDMGLLSSALDVENLPFHLFPSWHVPVLCTLSLFVFFYLYNFLHDVLHPFVKEGKSVFYRMPIETLNTTLPSVALVMLALVYLPGLCAAVLQLRRGTKYRRFPSWLDRWLTRRKQFGLCSFLCAALHAVYSLCLPLRKSARYALLATAVRQVEDGVKDAWVDEDVWRMELYLSAGIMALGLLSLLAVTSLPSVSSATNWREFSFIQSSLGYCALFMATLHTLLFGWDRAFQADRYHFNLPPTFVLVLLLPLLVLLGRVALFLPCVALRLRRIRRGWEKNQHVRFTRLHDDVEDVSNV